A genomic segment from Gammaproteobacteria bacterium encodes:
- a CDS encoding heavy metal-binding domain-containing protein, which translates to SRGAHAVVGVTTEIQQVGEVILVSAVGTAVTLKSPA; encoded by the coding sequence TCCCGGGGAGCGCACGCGGTAGTCGGAGTCACAACCGAGATTCAGCAGGTCGGCGAAGTAATCCTCGTCAGTGCGGTCGGGACGGCCGTCACGCTCAAGAGTCCGGCGTAG